From the Selenomonas timonae genome, one window contains:
- a CDS encoding TerC family protein — protein MEVELFSSQFFVALFSIIVLDLVLAGDNAVVIAMASNRLPTHLRKRAIYVGTAGAIIIRLIMTYFAVQLLSVPYLQALGGLVLLPIAVKLMKPSGGEEHIEAAETFAGAVKTIIIADAAMGIDNVIAIAGASHGDFLLVVLGLIISIPIVVGGSQLIGKLMDKYPVLVVLGTAILGWTGGAMIVHDRTIGVMILEAVPQAATLLPAALAGAVCGIGGWLRQRG, from the coding sequence GTGGAAGTCGAACTCTTTTCGTCGCAGTTCTTTGTGGCACTCTTTTCGATCATCGTGCTCGACCTCGTGCTCGCGGGGGATAATGCCGTCGTTATTGCAATGGCATCCAACCGTTTGCCCACACACCTCCGAAAGCGTGCGATCTACGTCGGTACGGCGGGTGCGATTATCATCCGTCTGATCATGACGTACTTCGCCGTGCAGCTGCTCTCTGTGCCTTACTTGCAGGCACTCGGGGGACTGGTGCTGCTGCCGATTGCGGTGAAGCTGATGAAGCCGTCGGGCGGCGAGGAGCATATTGAGGCAGCAGAGACGTTTGCAGGAGCGGTCAAGACGATCATCATTGCCGATGCGGCAATGGGCATTGACAACGTGATTGCGATCGCCGGAGCGTCGCATGGCGATTTTCTGCTCGTTGTGCTTGGTCTTATCATCAGCATCCCTATTGTGGTCGGCGGGAGTCAGCTCATTGGGAAACTCATGGATAAATATCCCGTGCTCGTCGTGCTCGGTACTGCCATTCTCGGCTGGACGGGCGGTGCGATGATCGTACATGACCGCACGATCGGCGTGATGATATTGGAGGCTGTCCCACAGGCGGCGACACTCCTGCCCGCGGCACTCGCGGGAGCAGTGTGCGGCATCGGCGGATGGCTGCGTCAGAGAGGCTGA
- the yfcE gene encoding phosphodiesterase, which translates to MKIGILSDTHGHEGAWVRACEKFFTGADLILHAGDVAYHGPRNPMKPDYNPMGLIERINASEIPVIIAKGNCDSDVDASCLEVPLMSPYAYVVWEGRRIIVTHGDAVMTDAEKDAMAQHLKADLFISGHVHVNVLEKRGNTVFLNPGSAALTKRSDGRNTVAVLEDGAIRIFDIDTGEVLHELALDW; encoded by the coding sequence ATGAAGATCGGAATACTCAGCGATACGCACGGACATGAAGGTGCATGGGTGCGCGCCTGTGAGAAATTCTTCACGGGCGCTGATCTCATCCTCCACGCGGGCGACGTCGCCTACCACGGCCCACGCAATCCGATGAAGCCGGACTACAACCCGATGGGGCTGATCGAGCGCATCAACGCCTCCGAGATCCCTGTCATCATCGCGAAGGGCAACTGCGACTCAGACGTGGATGCGAGCTGTCTCGAAGTGCCTCTGATGTCCCCCTATGCCTACGTTGTGTGGGAGGGGCGGCGCATCATCGTCACGCACGGCGACGCCGTCATGACAGATGCGGAGAAGGACGCGATGGCGCAGCATCTGAAAGCCGACCTTTTTATCAGCGGACACGTTCATGTGAACGTACTCGAAAAGCGCGGCAATACCGTCTTCCTCAACCCCGGCTCTGCCGCACTCACAAAGCGCTCCGATGGGCGCAATACCGTCGCAGTCCTTGAGGACGGTGCAATTCGGATTTTTGACATAGATACGGGCGAGGTCCTGCATGAACTCGCACTTGACTGGTAA
- a CDS encoding riboflavin synthase: MFTGIIEEVGTFAGLSGGNISIGAQLVQSDGHIGDSIAVNGICLTVTAFDARGFRAAVMPETLRRTSLAGLTHGAPLNLERALLPTTRLGGHFVSGHIDGVGEITEMCEEGNAILMTVAADAAILHGIVEKGSVALDGISLTVAAVGVRDFTVSLIPHTRTVTNLGVKRVGSSLNIETDILGKYALKLLGGTSAANSCGITQDFLLQNGF, translated from the coding sequence GTGTTTACAGGAATCATCGAGGAGGTCGGCACGTTCGCGGGGCTTTCGGGCGGCAATATCTCTATCGGGGCACAGCTTGTCCAGTCGGATGGACACATCGGTGACAGCATTGCAGTCAACGGCATCTGTCTCACTGTCACAGCCTTCGATGCGCGCGGTTTCCGCGCGGCGGTCATGCCGGAGACCTTGCGGCGCACCTCGCTCGCAGGATTGACCCACGGCGCACCGCTCAACCTCGAGCGTGCCCTGCTCCCGACGACGCGTCTCGGTGGGCATTTCGTCAGCGGACACATCGACGGTGTGGGTGAGATCACGGAGATGTGCGAAGAGGGCAATGCGATCTTGATGACGGTTGCGGCAGACGCTGCAATTCTGCACGGGATTGTTGAGAAGGGCTCGGTTGCGCTCGACGGCATCAGTCTCACGGTCGCGGCGGTGGGGGTGCGGGATTTTACTGTCAGTCTCATCCCGCATACGCGCACGGTGACGAACCTTGGCGTCAAGCGTGTCGGCAGTTCGCTCAACATCGAGACGGACATTCTGGGCAAATATGCGCTGAAGCTGCTCGGCGGGACATCCGCCGCGAACAGCTGCGGCATTACGCAGGACTTCCTCCTGCAAAATGGATTTTAG
- the ribH gene encoding 6,7-dimethyl-8-ribityllumazine synthase — protein sequence MANIIEGYISGKGRKFGIVAARFNEFIVGKLVSGALDTLHRHETADADIDVAWVPGAFEIPLAAKKMAESGKYDAVLCLGAVIRGSTTHYDYVCNEVSKGVAQVGLQTGVPTIFGVVTTENIEQAIERAGTKAGNKGADAAMAAMEMASLLGKM from the coding sequence ATGGCAAACATAATCGAGGGCTACATCAGCGGAAAAGGGCGTAAATTCGGCATTGTCGCCGCACGGTTCAACGAGTTCATTGTAGGGAAACTCGTCAGCGGTGCGCTCGATACGCTCCACCGTCACGAGACGGCGGATGCGGACATCGACGTCGCGTGGGTGCCGGGCGCGTTCGAGATTCCGCTTGCGGCGAAGAAGATGGCGGAGAGCGGCAAGTACGACGCCGTCCTCTGCCTCGGTGCGGTCATTCGCGGCTCGACAACGCATTACGATTACGTCTGCAATGAGGTGTCGAAGGGCGTCGCGCAGGTCGGGCTGCAGACGGGTGTGCCGACGATCTTCGGCGTCGTGACGACGGAGAACATCGAGCAGGCAATCGAACGCGCGGGCACGAAGGCGGGCAACAAGGGCGCAGATGCGGCGATGGCGGCAATGGAGATGGCAAGTCTCCTCGGGAAGATGTGA
- a CDS encoding M48 family metallopeptidase — protein MRKRVRLLREKSLLIDGIPTEIRYKNIKNLYLRVCPPDGHIELSVPQRTSQREIEHFVSRRRTWIDERRRLLSVHAEKSEPQYVEGESIPLWGTAYPLVYRPLLCGKPYAERVENQILLHVPEDADADVRRAAIMALYSTQLAAAIEREAPACEQTVGKRASLWRIRAMKTRWGSCNVRTAAITLNLDLARYDVPALRYVITHELTHLWVRGHDARFYARMDMYFPDWREVRRRLNEWARTEEN, from the coding sequence ATGAGGAAGCGGGTGCGCCTCCTGCGGGAGAAATCACTCCTCATCGACGGCATTCCGACTGAGATACGCTACAAGAATATCAAGAATCTCTACCTCCGTGTCTGCCCGCCTGACGGGCACATCGAGCTGAGCGTGCCGCAGCGGACGTCCCAGAGGGAGATTGAGCACTTTGTCAGCCGCAGGCGCACATGGATTGATGAGCGTCGGCGGCTGCTTTCTGTGCATGCAGAGAAATCCGAGCCGCAGTATGTGGAGGGGGAGAGCATTCCTCTCTGGGGGACGGCATATCCCCTCGTTTACCGTCCACTCCTGTGCGGGAAGCCGTATGCTGAACGCGTGGAGAATCAGATTTTGCTCCATGTGCCCGAGGATGCAGATGCGGACGTGAGACGTGCGGCAATCATGGCGCTCTACAGCACGCAGCTTGCGGCGGCAATCGAGCGCGAAGCACCTGCGTGTGAGCAGACGGTCGGCAAGCGTGCCTCTCTCTGGCGCATCCGCGCAATGAAGACGCGATGGGGGAGCTGCAATGTCCGAACGGCGGCAATTACACTCAATCTCGACCTCGCCCGCTATGATGTGCCCGCCCTCCGCTACGTCATCACGCACGAACTCACACATCTCTGGGTGCGTGGACACGACGCACGTTTTTACGCTCGTATGGATATGTATTTTCCGGACTGGCGTGAGGTGCGGAGGAGGTTGAATGAGTGGGCTCGCACAGAGGAAAATTGA
- the hslO gene encoding Hsp33 family molecular chaperone HslO — protein MDQLIKATAAEGMLRAYAAVTTDVVAEAMRRHDCYPVAAAALGRTMTGALLFAANLKNKESVTIKFKGDGPLGTVTADATADGSVRGYVDHPHVNLPLNAHGKIDVGGGIGRGILSVTRFTGLKEPVTGSVDITNGEVAEDLISYLYTSEQTPSSIGLGVLVSPELKCLGAGGFFIQPLPGASDDVIDRLEENLKGISSVSHMVEEGLDAAGIIGKILGGFDDVKILSTTDLAFRCNCSKNYITDRLLTLGEADLRALRDDGEAEVKCHFCNEAYTFDSEDLNVIYNVASKMREMRAQEGK, from the coding sequence ATGGATCAACTCATTAAGGCGACGGCGGCAGAGGGGATGCTGCGTGCATATGCGGCGGTGACGACGGATGTCGTTGCCGAGGCGATGCGTCGGCACGACTGCTATCCCGTTGCTGCAGCGGCGCTCGGGCGCACGATGACGGGCGCGCTCCTCTTTGCCGCGAACCTCAAGAACAAGGAATCCGTGACAATTAAGTTCAAGGGCGACGGCCCTCTCGGCACGGTGACGGCGGATGCAACGGCAGACGGCTCGGTGCGCGGCTATGTCGATCATCCGCATGTCAATCTGCCGCTCAACGCACACGGAAAAATTGACGTCGGCGGCGGTATCGGGCGTGGCATCCTCTCGGTCACGCGCTTCACGGGGCTGAAAGAGCCGGTCACGGGCAGCGTCGACATCACAAACGGCGAGGTCGCAGAGGATCTCATCAGCTACCTCTACACCTCGGAGCAGACGCCGTCCTCGATCGGGCTCGGCGTCCTCGTCAGCCCCGAGCTGAAATGTCTCGGCGCGGGCGGCTTCTTCATTCAGCCATTGCCGGGTGCATCTGATGATGTGATTGACCGTCTCGAGGAGAACCTCAAGGGAATTTCCTCCGTCTCCCATATGGTGGAGGAGGGATTGGACGCTGCGGGCATCATTGGGAAAATCCTCGGCGGCTTCGATGATGTGAAGATCCTCTCGACAACCGACCTCGCCTTTCGCTGCAACTGCTCGAAGAACTACATCACCGACCGTCTGCTGACGCTCGGCGAAGCTGATTTGCGGGCACTGCGCGACGACGGCGAGGCAGAGGTGAAATGCCATTTCTGCAACGAGGCTTATACGTTTGACAGCGAGGATCTGAACGTCATCTACAATGTCGCGTCAAAGATGCGTGAGATGCGCGCACAAGAGGGGAAATGA
- the dhaM gene encoding dihydroxyacetone kinase phosphoryl donor subunit DhaM: MVGLVIVTHSAALAHGAAETCRMMAKDVRLAVAGGMEDGGFGTSYARIVAAIDAVYTDDGVVILMDAGSSILTVETIVEEMPERRLRMVDCPLIEGGVVAAIASVCGANLDEVVQRAEETRSARKIAD; encoded by the coding sequence ATGGTCGGACTTGTGATTGTAACGCACAGCGCTGCGCTCGCGCACGGCGCTGCGGAGACCTGCCGCATGATGGCAAAGGATGTGCGCCTCGCAGTCGCAGGCGGCATGGAGGACGGCGGCTTCGGTACGAGCTATGCGCGAATCGTCGCCGCCATCGACGCGGTGTATACGGACGACGGCGTTGTCATCCTCATGGATGCTGGCAGCTCTATCCTCACGGTCGAGACGATTGTGGAGGAGATGCCGGAGCGTCGTCTGCGTATGGTGGACTGTCCCCTCATCGAGGGGGGCGTTGTCGCGGCGATTGCCTCGGTCTGCGGAGCAAATCTCGATGAGGTTGTACAGCGCGCGGAGGAAACGCGCAGCGCGCGCAAGATTGCCGATTGA
- the ribD gene encoding bifunctional diaminohydroxyphosphoribosylaminopyrimidine deaminase/5-amino-6-(5-phosphoribosylamino)uracil reductase RibD, whose product MKEIDESYMREALRMAAYARGRTSPNPLVGAVIVRDDTIVASGWHRAAGEPHAEIHALRMAGELARGATLYVTLEPCAHHGRTGPCAEAVIAAGIARVVVALSDPNPLVAGRGFSLLRAAGIEVVSGVCEAEARRQNEVFLKWVTTKHPFVTLKTAMTLDGKIASHTGASQWITGEAARARVHECRDVQDAILVGIGTVLADDPSLTTRLEGRTGHNPPRIVLDSEARTPIDAKLLTDGAAPTVIAVSERADHRRVNLLHACGAEVVTLGAERVDIGQLLDWLGAHEISSLFVEGGAQVNWSFLAGGFVDKVHAFIAPMLMGGTAAPTPIGGTGFDSPQAALRLTDMTVEQVGADILVTGYPRAAGG is encoded by the coding sequence ATGAAGGAAATTGACGAATCCTATATGCGCGAGGCGCTGCGCATGGCGGCGTATGCGCGCGGGCGAACGTCGCCGAATCCGCTCGTCGGGGCGGTGATTGTGCGGGATGATACGATCGTCGCGAGCGGCTGGCATCGCGCGGCGGGGGAGCCGCACGCGGAGATTCATGCACTGCGCATGGCGGGGGAGCTGGCGCGCGGCGCGACGCTCTACGTGACACTCGAACCGTGCGCGCATCACGGACGCACGGGGCCGTGCGCCGAGGCGGTCATTGCGGCGGGCATTGCGCGCGTCGTGGTGGCGCTCTCCGACCCGAACCCGCTTGTTGCGGGGCGCGGGTTTTCCCTGCTCAGGGCGGCGGGAATCGAGGTTGTGAGCGGCGTATGTGAGGCAGAGGCGCGGCGGCAGAACGAGGTGTTTTTGAAATGGGTGACAACGAAGCACCCCTTTGTCACGCTCAAGACGGCAATGACGCTCGACGGGAAGATCGCAAGTCATACGGGCGCATCACAGTGGATTACGGGCGAGGCGGCGCGTGCGCGCGTCCATGAATGCCGCGATGTGCAGGACGCGATCCTCGTCGGCATCGGCACGGTACTCGCGGATGATCCGAGCCTCACGACGCGCCTGGAGGGGCGCACGGGACACAATCCCCCGCGCATCGTGCTCGACTCCGAGGCACGTACGCCGATTGATGCAAAACTCCTGACGGACGGCGCAGCGCCAACGGTGATTGCCGTGAGCGAGCGCGCCGACCATCGCCGTGTGAATCTCCTGCACGCGTGCGGTGCGGAGGTTGTGACGCTTGGCGCGGAGCGCGTGGACATCGGGCAGCTCCTTGACTGGCTCGGCGCACATGAAATCTCCTCACTCTTTGTCGAGGGGGGCGCGCAGGTGAACTGGTCGTTCCTCGCGGGGGGCTTCGTGGACAAGGTACACGCCTTCATTGCGCCTATGCTGATGGGCGGCACAGCAGCGCCGACACCCATCGGAGGCACGGGCTTTGACAGCCCGCAGGCGGCGCTCCGTCTCACGGATATGACGGTGGAGCAGGTGGGCGCGGATATCCTCGTTACGGGTTATCCGCGTGCAGCAGGGGGGTGA
- a CDS encoding bifunctional 3,4-dihydroxy-2-butanone-4-phosphate synthase/GTP cyclohydrolase II, with protein MSDFATIEQAIEDIKNGKMLVVVDDEDRENEGDIIVAAEKLTPEHMNFMATHARGLICTPIAGSRLDELEIGQMVENNTDNHETAFTVSVDAYDTTTGISAFERCHTVKMLIDPAAKPSSFRRPGHVFPLRTVEGGVLRRAGHTEATVDLARMAGLYPAGMCCEIMADDGHMMRTPELKEFAKKHGLNIITIADLIEYRKHTETFVHRISDVDFPSKYGHFRLLAYENTLNSRCDLAVVKGDVRGKENVLVRVHSECLTGDALGSMRCDCGDQLAAALEQIEAEGEGVVLYVRQEGRGIGLANKMRAYALQDQGRDTVEANVELGFAPDLRDYGLGAQILADLGLTTIRLMTNNPAKRAGLEGYGLKIVERVPIVMSTHDFDRKYMTVKKEKMGHILSDEELGGN; from the coding sequence ATGTCAGATTTTGCAACGATTGAACAGGCGATTGAGGACATCAAAAACGGCAAGATGCTCGTCGTCGTTGACGATGAGGATCGCGAGAATGAGGGTGACATCATCGTCGCCGCCGAGAAGCTCACGCCCGAGCATATGAACTTTATGGCGACGCACGCACGCGGGCTGATCTGCACGCCGATCGCCGGCAGCCGACTCGACGAGCTCGAGATCGGGCAGATGGTCGAGAACAACACGGACAACCACGAGACGGCGTTCACAGTCAGCGTCGATGCCTACGATACGACGACGGGCATCTCCGCATTCGAGCGTTGCCACACGGTAAAGATGCTCATCGACCCTGCGGCAAAGCCGTCGAGCTTCCGCCGCCCCGGTCATGTCTTCCCCCTGCGCACGGTTGAGGGCGGCGTCCTCCGTCGTGCGGGGCATACGGAGGCAACGGTCGATCTAGCTCGCATGGCGGGGCTGTACCCTGCGGGCATGTGCTGCGAGATCATGGCGGATGACGGGCACATGATGCGCACGCCCGAGCTGAAGGAGTTTGCGAAGAAGCACGGGCTGAACATCATTACCATCGCCGATCTCATCGAGTACCGCAAGCATACGGAGACGTTTGTCCATCGCATTTCGGACGTGGATTTCCCAAGCAAATATGGGCATTTTCGTCTGCTTGCATATGAGAACACGCTCAACAGCCGCTGTGATCTCGCCGTTGTGAAGGGCGATGTGCGCGGTAAGGAGAACGTGCTCGTGCGCGTGCACTCGGAGTGTCTGACGGGCGATGCGCTCGGCTCGATGCGCTGTGACTGCGGTGACCAGCTGGCGGCGGCGCTCGAGCAGATTGAGGCGGAGGGCGAGGGCGTCGTCCTCTACGTTCGGCAGGAGGGGCGCGGCATTGGGCTTGCAAATAAGATGCGTGCCTACGCACTGCAGGATCAGGGGCGCGACACGGTGGAGGCGAACGTCGAGCTCGGCTTTGCACCGGATCTGCGCGACTATGGGCTCGGTGCGCAGATTCTCGCCGATCTTGGGCTCACGACGATCCGTCTCATGACGAACAACCCTGCGAAGCGCGCGGGACTTGAGGGCTACGGGCTGAAGATTGTCGAGCGTGTACCGATCGTCATGAGCACACATGACTTTGACCGCAAGTATATGACGGTGAAGAAGGAAAAGATGGGACATATCCTCAGTGATGAGGAATTGGGAGGAAACTGA